One window of Cydia pomonella isolate Wapato2018A chromosome 7, ilCydPomo1, whole genome shotgun sequence genomic DNA carries:
- the LOC133520046 gene encoding protein lin-28 homolog translates to MSGREGGNAVPSSSVGSAAGSGAGVAPAGVTGVTRRGRCKWFNVAKGWGFITPDDGGQDVFVHQSVIQMPGFRSLGDEEAVEFECKESDKGLEATRVSGPSAVDCQGSHRRPLSKKRFRKIRCYNCGEFANHIAAKCNIDPQPKRCHNCKSEDHLIADCPIKVEKKSDQQTKSSGSSQDSQDGSPQHT, encoded by the exons ATGAGCGGGAGGGAAGGCGGAAATGCAGTTCCGTCTTCGA GTGTCGGTAGCGCAGCGGGCTCGGGCGCGGGCGTGGCGCCAGCGGGGGTGACGGGGGTCACGCGGCGCGGTCGCTGCAAGTGGTTCAACGTGGCCAAGGGCTGGGGGTTCATCACGCCGGACGACGGTGGCCAGGATGTCTTTGTGCATCAG AGCGTCATTCAGATGCCAGGGTTTCGGTCGCTGGGCGACGAGGAGGCCGTAGAGTTCGAATGCAAGGAGTCCGACAAGGGGCTGGAGGCAACCAGAGTCTCCGGGCCCTCGGCCGTGGACTGCCAGGGCTCGCACCGCAGGCCGCTCTCCAAGAAACGGTTCAGAAAAATACG CTGCTACAACTGCGGAGAGTTCGCCAACCATATAGCCGCCAAGTGCAACATCGACCCGCAACCAAAGAGGTGTCACAACTGCAAGAGCGAAGACCATCTCATCGCTGATTGCCCTATAAAG gTTGAAAAGAAGAGTGATCAGCAAACGAAGAGTTCTGGCAGTTCTCAAGACAGCCAAGATGGCAGCCCGCAGCATACATGA